DNA sequence from the Grus americana isolate bGruAme1 chromosome Z, bGruAme1.mat, whole genome shotgun sequence genome:
CTACTGTTTCAACattaaaacctaaaataaaaatactaaagtTTTATAATCTTGTTCTGTATGAATATAATCAAATTCTACAGATCAttcaaacatgcagaaaaatcaTCACATTTAAATTGTTGATACTAACCTATTGTTGGAATTGGCTGCATGAATTCATCTTGCTTTAACTTAAACAAAATAGTTGTTTTGCCAGCTCCATCTAATCCTAGAGTGACAACCCGAATTTCCATTTTTGGTCCAATATGTACCCTGTTGTCctggaagaaacagcatccaCAAAACAAGTTTAGGAAATTCAACTTAGAAAACCCTTATGTTTAAGATACTTAACTTGTCACTATTTGTTAAGTGATTAAATGGATGGACTCCAAAAATACAAGGCACAATCACCAATTACCTCCAGCGATAATATAACCCAAAATATCCAATAATGTCTGTAGTGAACCTGTAACTTCTTCCTGAGTTATCACATGCCTTTTAGAAAGACAGCAAATCTCATGCTAGTATGTCCGTACttgaaaaaatttcaaattcttTCATCATTCTTGGCTTAAACTGCATGAGAAGTTGTTCATAGTGATTACTTAGAATTCTCTGACCAGAGAACTCTGTTGGTTTTGTAGCTTTTCCACTATGTTTTGTCACATTATCAATGCCCCCACCTACAGAACTATTTCCTTGCTGGAGGCTCCATAGCCACACCTCTTCACCTCAAGCAACTTCCAATCCTTTACCACATTACAACAGCAACATTATTAGTATTAAGCAGTAATCTGAAAtagtgaagaaaacaaagctttgagTCAAGGAAAGAGAATCAACTTCCTATTTGTAGGTTAGACCAAGCTACCATGGGTATTGAACAAGCTGACACTAACAATGCAATCAAGTGGTATTACTAATATAAACCAGCAAACTGtaaattgtaaaataaacaacataGGCTAAGCTTACTATCTATCCctgaaacatattttgaaatacttagAAATGCTATTTTGATGCAATACCAGTTTTAATAATCAGAACTATGTGGcaatacatttgttttcttgcaaaatcCAGACAGCACTGTGCTGGGCAAACAATACACAAACCCCAATGTCTACCCCACACAGCTTTTTATGTCTTCTTGCATTAGAAATGCTATTTATTGAGAGCAAAAATGCTACAGCTGCTCCTGGTACAAAACCAACATGCATCAGTGTAACTGGATGTATAAACATCTACATCGTGTGActtgacacacacacacacaatccaTTATACAACTGGATATATGTCATCATAACATGCAACTCCATTCTCCCCTCTGTCACAGACAAGGTAGCATACTGCCAGAATAATCAATACAGATTAATTCAATGACCTTATGCTATTGCAATCTCCAAAGAGAGCAAAAACACCTCAAGAAactgctttctaaaaaaaaccaaaccacaatgTAAAAGTCAGCAACATCATGATTGTAAGTAGAAAAGTCAGATCAAAAGTCCCATCTAATCTAGTATGTTGTCAGAAACTAGTTAAAGATGGATACATGTGAAAGTAAGGAACAGGGAAAGTACATAGTGATAACTCCCCTAAACACCCTCCTTGTGTCTAACAGCTTGCAGCTCATGGACTTACTGAGCCAACAATGCGGTTTCTGCAAGTAAGAGATCTTGATGTATTATTGATCTATGAATATCTCTGCTTGTTTCTTGAAACCACTGACATTCAGGGGCCAGAAAATCCTTGGCATAGAACTCCACAGGCTAACTGTTGTGAAAAAATGACCGTATTTGAATCTGTGAAATAAACTTGTACAAGCTGAGCAGTTTCAGCAATACAGCTTTGATACTACACAAGGCAGATGCTCCAAAACTAAAGCACTAACTGAATATTTGagatctggaaaataaaacattgacACTTACTTGCTTTTCAATAAATTTCCTCTAAGTTCTagattttttgtttcagagctgAAGGTGCTAAATTCAGTGACAACATTGCAACACAGCATGTTATCAGAACAGCTCtccttctggagaaaaaaaacctgtgggCAGACTCTTGACAAGCATGTCAGCAGGAAAGGTGCAGGCAAAGAGACAGAACACGAAGTAGTATGCAAAAGGCACTGAAGAGTCTAAAAAATGCCATGCCTCTGCATCCTTTCCACACTCAAGCCTCAGTTCTGATTTTGTCTAAAATTTCTGGGGATGAATCTCCCCAGTTCTTCTCTGTGcctgaaaggaagaaggaaggaaggaaaagaggccACTCTGGATAGAGCTGATAAGTTTGTATGTGTCATGGTTTAGACcgagctggcagctcagcaccatgtggctgcttgctcactcctccacCCCTCTCCcaccggtgggatggggagaagaatcagaagaaaaaggtaaaactggtGCGTTGGgacaaggacagtttactgggacagcaaagggagtgGAAAATAACAATACTTATAACAGAATCTACAAAGTGGGTGATATACAacgcaatttgctcactgccctgAAACCTGATGCGCAGCATGTCCCCCAGCAGTGACTGCTTCTGGGCCAGCTCCCTGCTTTATAtcctgagcatgacgtcatggtatggaataccctttggccagtttgggtcagctgtcctggctatatcccctcccagcttgttgtgaaaattaactccatcccagccaaaaaccaggataATAGGTTTCTTGCCGGAGGCAGCACCCTGGCTATGGCCAGGGCTTGCTGCCAGTGAGCCAGCCTGGCCATTCTCGCAGGACTCCACCAGAAGCACAAGCCACCTCTACAGCTCCCATGGCTGCAAAGCAGAGGCAGTGCTGGCCTGTGCAACTCCAAGCATCAGGGAAGTGGAGAAGATGAACGATTCTGTCAAACTCGGCCATCCtgttgctgtttgctttctgtaagGTTTAGAGTTGAAACGGGTTGCTCTCAGTACGTATGTACTCTCTCAGAAGGAATCAAAATGCAATCTGTAACTGACaccaaatttctgctttttctgtgagtAGTTCTGTCACTTCAGGAAGAACCTTGCAAGAAAAGTTCCGACTCAGAAAACAACGTATAGCACTTGTAATACGAGTCAGAAATAATTGACTATTGATGATCACAGCTAGAAATTgctagatgaaaaaaatatctctgcatCAACTACATCATCACattcaataaaaaatgttacttaaaaaaatctggCCAGTAGAACCTCTTTGTGTCTGCATTTATGCCAGGTGTGTAATTTGATAACATACTTAAAAAGAGGTAACCTGTGACTTCTGTTCAAGTAAAACCTGGTATTTTCTTAAATCTCAGTACAGAAAGTGCAGAAGAAAACCCCACACGACAACTGTGATGTcttgttttctgtcctttgtcTTTAAGGAATTTGTTGACGTGACAAAAGCTGTACATAGGTTTACTTAAAGATAGTGTTAAGTGCTTTCGCTCTGATAGATTACTGTCTTCTTGGGTACTCTTGGCATTGGTAAGGTTTAGCAATTTTCCCTACTTCTTTCCACATTAACAGATAAGTGCTCTTTACTATCTCAGGTACTGGTTTTTTTAACcatcttccctctccccatacatttatgtgtatgtatgtacacaTAAATATTTAGGACGACCAATTCCTATTCCAGTATGTAACACTCCACAGCCACTGGTCTCATTTGACCAAGACAAAAAAACAATCTCTCTCTCAAAATAAGCATCACACTCCTGTATAAAGAGCCATTTCCTTGTAAAGAAACTAAGTACATGAGGACATCTCGACCTTATTTGGTCAAAGTCCTCATAAATACATTGGTAAAGAAGGATCCATTGGAAACAACACATTAACaacatctgggaaaaaaatattatgtacTAACATATTTCTTGAAAGGTTTTCAGCATTTTGTCCTGGAATTCTTAAAATCCTCCCTTCAGAGCTTTATATGTGTCATTTCCCTAGATGGTTTAGGAGGAGGAAACAGCACTATCCGTGTTTTTCATGTCATCAGTGAAACAAACAATGGGGATAAAACCTACTCACTTTCAGTAGTGAGAAGGACTTCTACCTCTCCTCCTTAAATCCCTACAAACTTCACTGGATATGGAATGTTCCTCTGATCTGGTACtgtttgaaatgtttaattttataatGGATGCAGCCTTCAGTGCATGAGAGTTCCTGAGAAAGACCATTTCAGTGATATAATAACAGTTTACAGTTTTTGATCTGAAGATTTTATATCTGTCTGAAATCTGTTGACAGGCACAGACCTTTCAGGTACAACAAGCCTCAGTACAAGTCACAACAGCAGCCATCAGCACGACAGTATTCTAAAAAAACATTGTGTAGAAAGAGAGCTTTAAACTTTGTCAGAAGtgaggaaacaaaaagagactgaagtaattattttcactttacaCTTTCATGGCTACTGCTGTTTTTATGACAAGTGACATTTGCTTTGGCATCTTTGAAATTTAGAATCTAAGCTTCAGAAGATTTCATGGAAATACCAGTTTgtcacaggagaaaaacaatagaagctccatttctttctaaagaaagcTGAGGTATAGAGACACACTGGAAAACTTCTGGGTTCCCCAAGCCAAGACTTATTTCAGATCTCCCATTACAACTTAGCTGGCTGCAACCATTCTCTTTCCAAATGCTCAGAAATTCACAATCGAAATTTTCTGAGTCAGATTAACAGCTCCTAAAGGCAAAACCAGACATCCAAAATGCCTGACTCAGCCTTGTGAGATGGCAGCATCAATCAGCTCTGAATACAGAATGCAACTCATCATCTGTGAAATGTGAATGCTGCTTCACTCATGGAACAGTGAGGGGTTTGCAGAAAAGGTCTCTCTGACCCTACTGACTCTGGTCTCTGCTGAACAGGCAAGGGAAGGACAGAAGTGAAAGTGTTGCATTTATTGATCTGACAAAGCAGTTACtacatggaaattaaaatatagtaaAGTCACAAAACAAATTACTTGGAGGAAATTGAATTTCTGACATCAACAAGGACTGGGACAGAATACCCATGGAAACGTCCATTTCCTTATAGTAAAAGCTTCAACAGCAACAGTTAAACCCTTGGTTTTATCTCAGCAGCAATAGATCCTATTCTTCTTTCACCCATTCAGAACCAAAACCCCTATAAATCAAAGTACTTCTTGCTTTCAAACTTTCAAACTTACGTACTCTCCTACATGAAGAGTATCACCATGATCAAACTCCAAATAATTTCAGCCCTTTCACAGCATAGGTTGTATTAAAATggtattaaagaaataaaaaaccctccCTACTTAGAAAATAAACTATTAGTGAATACAAAACAACTGTAAGACAAATTATCATTTAAtgaattgaaataaatacattctttttaatattataaaCTGAAAGTTATAATAGctttattgcatttaaaaataggtgtgcaattttcaggaaataaaataataaacactgCAGAAGCTATGCTGTCCtcttgaaaaagacaaaaatacacagaaaaacaaagggtAGATTCCTGGTCTGAGTTGAATGTACAACAAATTGGGGATGTTTCCAAAGAAAGGTGTTTCTAGAATTCACAAATACTATCttacatatttaaaagaaaccagCTAATGTTCAAACAAAGCTACTGATGTAGTCAATGTCAAACAAATGTTTCTCACACTGACTATAACAGCGTAGTAGTTTTGTTGCTCAAATACCACATGGCATTCATCGTATGATAAGACACTGTGGCTGTAACTGATACTGAACTGCTTAAATTTGCTGCAACAAATACAGAATCCTAATGAATATATATTattcctgctttcttttaaattacatttggGACTTCATAAAGTGGATAGCTGTACTGTCATGAGATTAAGAATACCTTTGTAAAAGTGACAGGTATGCTAGCATCCAGCTGCACGTGATCTGCAAGCTCTgtaaactgctgctgctgtttctgtaatGTCTCTAGCAATCTTGTAATTTCCTGTTTGGCCAACACTACTCTGCAGTCATCCtaaacagacaaagaaaacaaaagtatgCCTTTCTTTTAGTAACTTACTTAAAATAgccaaacatattttaaatagaaatactcTAGTTAAAGAAACTcacatttacaaaacaaatttatttaaaattgcaaTATAAATGTGAAGGCCATATCATTCTTCCTTAATACTAATAGATACTAAATAgttctgcagttttaaaaaactttttctttggCCTCTCTTAGTCCTGTAGGTATAAGAATATAAATTATAAGAGACAGTAATGTAATATATAAAGAATATTTATATCATTCATATATCATTCCAGCAGCTGGAATAGAGCATCTACTTTGTAGCATACAGCAACACACTTAACAAAAAGATTAATATTCACCCATTAATAATGAGAACATTTGCATACTTAAAAGTACATATGACTAAGCAACCAGACATTAGCtctaaacaaaagtaaaaaaaaaaaagtacaaattcCACATGAAGCAATTTCTTAGATTCAATTTACTGTTCACTACATATGCTATTTACTTCCTGCTATCACTAAATTAAGTGAATAATGGACCAATCAGATACTCACATATAGCCACTTTCTTCACACTTTTAATATGTTGAATTACCTATATCACAAGTGCTACCAAAATCTATTTagtcttaaaacacttttttcctacCAGCCTTGTATGACAACTATCTTCAAACAACTATACTGGTAACTGAACTGTAAAATCCTTCCCATAAATCTCGTAGGTTATTTGCTTCGGTTTCATATCTCCTTCCTACTAACTTCACAAATAACCAGAAATTACTCCAGACAAGAGAATCATGCCACAGGATTTCCAGCAACTGGAGGATTTGATGGTTTTGTACCGATTATCCTTGTCTGACACTCCCTTGTAATGAATACTTCAATCTCACGTTATCATAATTGTTTTAACattgcaaaggaaataaaaatgcagagtaCCATCTAGCCTTTTCATTTACAGCTTAAACTTAATTTGCAGTTCCATGTATCTTGCCATATGTTACAGCTGACTTGTCAACCTACCTGTTGTAAAGTTTTTTCACAATGAAGGCAAGCCGTCGAAACCTGTGACAAGAGGATGGTCATGTCTTCTTGCTGTTGCCTAAGCCAAATCAACTTCTCTCTCACGTGAGCATCAACAACACTAAGAGCCATTTCCTCCTGACGACAAAGGGTTTCATGAAGATCAGAAAAATAGGCTCGGACACATGAGCGAGCGTTCTCTGCAGTCCCTGGTACCTACAGTGTTGCAGTCAGGAGATCCAGAGGATTAAGGACACCAGTTGATTCCAGaagtacatttttcattttattccagTTTCTAACTTATGTTCATATCTGCTTGGCTACATCACAGTTGAAGTCCCAGTTATACAGAAAGTCTTATCAGCCCTAAGACCAAGATCCTCCAAGAAGTTACTCCAATAACCAAATAGCTTATTTGTATGTATACACACCTTACTAAAAATGAACAGGGGAAAAAGCCTGAATAATATCACAAAGAACAGGTGCAATCTGTCATAGTACTTCAATACTGTAATAGCAGTTATACAGCTCTCCTTACTGCCTCCCTATTTTCATATAGCCTAAAAACATTGTAATGGACCGCAAGTTCTCCTCTTATCTGCTGGTTTAAGCCTCAATACTAACTTAGTAGAGATAAGAACTTAAGATCTCATCTTATAAAACCTATGtagaattttcaaagaaattccTTATCTTGGTtattacaaaaagcaaatattctgtgcaagtgagggaaaaaaaaagcagaagcataCATGTTCGGTATGGGCCATTCCAACTCCATCTTCAACTATTTGTTCTCCTCCTTCTATATGCTGAACAATTCCAACTAATTTTCTGGAATAATCTGagatttcttctgtgaaagTTCTTATACAGTGGGCCATGTCTAAAATGGATGCACGAATCTGGTTTGCTTCTGGTTCCAAGACAGAATGCTATTAATGAAAAGCAACATATTAAAGATCAATTATAAATACCCTCGTTAACCATCTTTTATATTTGactacatattttatatatacatatatatataggaaAGACAAGTAAGAATTTACAACTAACTTGCAAATTAATCTGTAACTCCTGATTGCATTTTATGTTGAGACTCAGATAGGCATCTAGCAATTACACAAGTAAACATACAAATTTGCCTGTTTACCATAATcaattataaaaaaagaagggtGGTTAGACTGCACCAAGTTGGGTGAACCTAGTGTTTCATGatgaaaacaactttcagaACTGGTGACTTAATGCTGTGAGAAGttcaaaaaagcagcagataaaGGGACTGTCCATCttaatatataaataacttATTGTGGTCtacagaaaaaatgtgtttgggtttttttcttgtaattttacTATGGCAGTTATCTgaaatgaagggaaaacaaaagaacgGTATGAAGTTACTTCTATAAAGACATATCAAGAATCTACCCTCCTCTCTTGATAATCTTTTGTACTTTAATTGAATAAATAATTATGCAAGCCACTCCATGACATGACTAGAAACAGATTATTATCAGTACCTTATGACCTTGATGCTTCCCATATTCTTTGCAGACACAACACATAAGAGGACTCGACTGACAGCCCTCTTCTAAACAAACAAATTCAATAGCATGCACTTGGTGTTGGGAGCACATGGTCTTCTCATGAGGCTTATCAGCAAGAGGTACACGCCTGTGTTTTGCTAGTGTCTTTGTAGAATGAGTAAGTTGGGAACAGTCTGCACACAGGTGAGTGGCACAAACAGTGCAATATACAGATGCAACGTGGGCTTCATCTTCATCACAACGAATGATactctaacaaaaaaaaaaaagacaaaactgaagTTGTTAACATTTAATCTCAGTAACTGAGGAAAATCCTGACACCAATATAAGCCTGAAAACagactttctttaaaagttacACGCTAATAATAGTGTAGGCTACTTTGAAAACTTGATTTTAAGTTAtcaataaatttttaaaaaataaaagtcagttTCCTTTAAAGTCAACTCCAGTTGGGCGTTCAATGATTTTATAAATCCAAACTTCAGCGGAAGTTGTAAAAGTTTGGAGGCTAAAATAATTCAGGCTCCAGTGATTTCCTCCAAAGCAGTCATTACAGAACAAAAGATTACaaagttacagaaaacaaaacaccaacagaCAAGTAGGCAATTTGGACAGTTATCTATTCCTAGAATGGCACTGCATGATACTTTTTGCATACCAGttgttaatactgaaatggTTAAAGCTGCAAGTTTTGATAATGAAGTACTCTCACATGATGTAGTGACattaaatgaatataaaagGCAACTACTTGGGAAGAAGAGCTGAAGTCTTTAGGAAGAGTTTCTGAGAAGATTTAGAAAACTGTTCTTAAATCATTGTACCTAAACTATCCAAATGAGTAACCTTTtctaaaaatcttaaaagcctaaaaaaggggaaaagagtaTGCATGCTTGGcaatacctttttattttctgccttcatCAGTACAGATTAACATTAATTATGAAGCAATTAATTGAAGTCTTAGTACTagatactgaaagaaaacaacagcattATTAGTGAAATTACAGTTGGCAAAAAACCtgactttcaatttttttctatctaGAGATAACTTTAAGCAAACATAaaaaactttttgctttttttcaaacTCAGTACCTCTCCAGATAGACCAATGGCTTCTTCTGCTGTCCCACACTGCCCAGCAGGTCCGTTCTGCAACCGTTCCAAGAGTTCCAACAaagcaaaattctttttcaagCCCCAGACACCAGAATCTCCTATTTTTGAGGAAGAGTTAAAtgaaggggaagagaggaagaaaaacctcaAGCACATACCATCATGAGAAGTTCCACAAACCTCATTTGAGATTCTGAATAATATTAAGAGCACATTAACTACAGTGATATTAACTAGAGTGAGATACAACTACCACTTTTTCTATGTAAGCTCACATTACCTTTCcatcctctttcttccttccatcaTGGAACTATTCAATATTTACGCAGACTTTCTCTACTTAAAAGATGCcaacattattaaaaatttacaaaaactCAGTAAAAACACTTGTAAAATAATGTGCAATAGCTATCAGCTACAGACTACAAGGAACACACAAACTCTAATGTGtatcataaaaattaatattttgcataaCTACGTACAGTGAACATTTCTACTGTACTAATAGAAGCTGTGAAGAATTCACACTGACAAACCTCATATTCCCTGAATCACAAGATGCAACACCTATTGCAGATGGCAGTCCAGCAAAAACCTGAATAATGGTTAAAACAGTATTCAGAAAGGCCCACATACAACACTATTTATATAGCAAAATATAAGGTATCTCACCCTATCTAGAGCAAAGCAGAAGTCCATGTCTACACCTGTATCATCCTCATTTTGTAGAGGTTAACATGAAGCAACATGAtgagaagcaaaaccagaattgCATCCCAATGATTGCTACGAAATGCTACCTGCATAGGCCATGTAACGTATGAGAACCCTAGTGATTGCTTCTCCAAGAAAGTATCATCCCTTCACTTTTTTCAGCATCACTGTCATAAATTTAAAGACATATTCTCTGCTGCAAGATAAAGTCACCTCAAGAGATGAAACATCACCTTTGAGTACTGGATCATTACTTTTTAGTCATAACAGTATCATggaatggttgaggttggaagggacttctggacATCACCCTGCCAGgtccccctgctcaagcagggtcacctagagctggttgcccaggaccatgccCAGGCAGCTTTTGAAGACCTCCAAGGATGAGATTCCAccacctttctgggcaacctgtgccagagCTTGGTTATCCTCACAGCCAAAATTGTTTCCTTAAGTGCAGACAgaacttctgtgtttcagtttgtgcatATTACCTCTAGTTCTGTCACCAGACGCACTGAAAAAAGCCTGATCCATCTTCTTTacaccctcccttcagatatttgtaaaatatctctcagcctttcctcatatgagaaaTGTTGCAGTCCCTTAATTATCTTACTGAGTTTTCGTTCCAGTAGCTCCACATCTCtgttgtactggggagcccaaaactggacacagttctTCACGTGTGCTGAGGACATGGGAAGGATCACCACTCTGGATTTGCTTCCAACACTCTTCCTAATGTAGCCCAGGATACTGTCAGCTTCCTTTGCCGCAACAGCACACCGGGTAAACCAGGACCCCtgggtccttttctgcaaagccacCCTCCAGCTGGTTGGCCTATTCTCTTGTCTCATTCTCATCCTGAGTGAGAGAattagaatcataaaatatcTCAAGCTGGAAAAGACTCacaaggatcatcaagtccaactccctgctcctcacaggacaacctaaaactaaaccataagACTAAGAGCCTCGTCCA
Encoded proteins:
- the TRIM23 gene encoding E3 ubiquitin-protein ligase TRIM23 isoform X1 — translated: MAATGVNKVGAGAGLDGSRGSGSSGRGPAGAAVKVLECGVCEDVFSLQGDKVPRLLLCGHTVCHDCLTRLPLHGRAVRCPFDRQVTELGDSGVWGLKKNFALLELLERLQNGPAGQCGTAEEAIGLSGESIIRCDEDEAHVASVYCTVCATHLCADCSQLTHSTKTLAKHRRVPLADKPHEKTMCSQHQVHAIEFVCLEEGCQSSPLMCCVCKEYGKHQGHKHSVLEPEANQIRASILDMAHCIRTFTEEISDYSRKLVGIVQHIEGGEQIVEDGVGMAHTEHVPGTAENARSCVRAYFSDLHETLCRQEEMALSVVDAHVREKLIWLRQQQEDMTILLSQVSTACLHCEKTLQQDDCRVVLAKQEITRLLETLQKQQQQFTELADHVQLDASIPVTFTKDNRVHIGPKMEIRVVTLGLDGAGKTTILFKLKQDEFMQPIPTIGFNVETVEYKNLKFTIWDVGGKHKLRPLWKHYYLNTQAVVFVVDSSHRDRVSEAHSELAKLLTEKELRDALLLIFANKQDVAGALSVEEITELLSLHKLCCGRSWYIQGCDARSGTGLYEGLDWLSRQLVAAGVLDVA
- the TRIM23 gene encoding E3 ubiquitin-protein ligase TRIM23 isoform X2, translated to MANVVLECGVCEDVFSLQGDKVPRLLLCGHTVCHDCLTRLPLHGRAVRCPFDRQVTELGDSGVWGLKKNFALLELLERLQNGPAGQCGTAEEAIGLSGESIIRCDEDEAHVASVYCTVCATHLCADCSQLTHSTKTLAKHRRVPLADKPHEKTMCSQHQVHAIEFVCLEEGCQSSPLMCCVCKEYGKHQGHKHSVLEPEANQIRASILDMAHCIRTFTEEISDYSRKLVGIVQHIEGGEQIVEDGVGMAHTEHVPGTAENARSCVRAYFSDLHETLCRQEEMALSVVDAHVREKLIWLRQQQEDMTILLSQVSTACLHCEKTLQQDDCRVVLAKQEITRLLETLQKQQQQFTELADHVQLDASIPVTFTKDNRVHIGPKMEIRVVTLGLDGAGKTTILFKLKQDEFMQPIPTIGFNVETVEYKNLKFTIWDVGGKHKLRPLWKHYYLNTQAVVFVVDSSHRDRVSEAHSELAKLLTEKELRDALLLIFANKQDVAGALSVEEITELLSLHKLCCGRSWYIQGCDARSGTGLYEGLDWLSRQLVAAGVLDVA